From a single Candidatus Methanoperedens sp. genomic region:
- the ppsA gene encoding phosphoenolpyruvate synthase, which yields MTEDSVIWLEEVGKEDIAIVGGKGASLGEMLRAELPVPTGFAVTAQAFRRFIDENGISDELFSSLEVDVDDANELREAEKKAKKIIMGAKIPEDIEKSIRSKYKELCKREGNQAFVAVRSSATAEDLPDASFAGQQDTFLNIKGEQNVIEAVKKCWASLYGARAIYYRVKQGFDHSKVNLCAVVQIMVDAEKAGVLFSSHPSTGEPLTIIEGAWGLGETVVSGAVSPDYYVVDKLTKKITERKVAIKNVMHAKDPRTGKTIEIPVPEDKKNAKVLDDDEILKLVELGEVVEELYGTPQDVEWAIKNKEIFMLQSRPITTIKKKKETKEKVATSAILEGLGASPGIAYGEAKLVSDASELGKVKNGDILVAVMTTPDMVPAMKRAAAIVTDEGGLTCHAAIVSRELGCPAVVGTRKATQLLTDGMKITVDGEKGLVFEGKKEVAAPAVQPEKPSFAKSKPVTATEIKVNISIPEATARAVETQADGVGLLRIEHIILGLPKHPRQYVKEGKADEYVNELVSRIQTVVDAFYPKPVWVRTLDAPTDEFRAMEGGEGEPIEPNPMLGYRGIRRDLMDTEHFELEVKAFKELIKRGYNNMGIMIPLVQHPSELRRAKEFMREKGLDIDKIDIGIMVEIPAAALIIDQFIAEGLDFVSFGTNDLTQYTLAVDRNNEHVAHLYNEMHPAIMKLIEYVITECNKAGVKTSICGQAGSNPKVAKRLVELGITSISANIDAVEAVREMVARTELQLMLRAAREKKG from the coding sequence ATGACAGAGGATTCCGTTATCTGGCTTGAAGAGGTTGGAAAAGAAGATATAGCAATAGTTGGCGGGAAAGGAGCAAGTCTGGGCGAGATGCTCAGGGCTGAACTGCCTGTTCCGACCGGGTTTGCTGTGACAGCGCAGGCTTTCCGAAGGTTCATAGATGAGAATGGGATAAGTGATGAGCTTTTCAGCTCCCTTGAAGTGGATGTTGATGACGCAAATGAATTGAGAGAGGCGGAGAAAAAGGCAAAAAAAATTATCATGGGGGCAAAAATACCTGAGGATATTGAAAAGAGCATAAGGTCAAAATATAAAGAGCTGTGCAAAAGAGAGGGAAATCAGGCTTTCGTGGCTGTGCGTTCAAGCGCCACTGCCGAGGATTTGCCAGACGCAAGTTTTGCAGGCCAGCAGGATACCTTCCTTAACATCAAAGGAGAGCAAAATGTAATCGAAGCTGTGAAAAAATGCTGGGCATCCCTTTACGGCGCTCGGGCTATCTATTACCGTGTAAAACAGGGATTTGACCACAGCAAGGTCAACCTCTGTGCCGTAGTGCAGATAATGGTGGATGCGGAAAAAGCCGGTGTTCTGTTCTCATCCCATCCCTCGACAGGAGAGCCGCTCACCATCATCGAAGGTGCATGGGGGCTTGGTGAAACCGTTGTTTCCGGGGCAGTTTCCCCTGACTATTACGTGGTTGACAAACTGACAAAAAAGATAACCGAGAGAAAGGTTGCCATTAAAAACGTGATGCATGCCAAAGACCCCAGGACCGGGAAAACCATTGAGATTCCTGTGCCTGAGGATAAGAAAAACGCCAAGGTTCTGGATGATGATGAGATTTTAAAACTGGTTGAGCTCGGGGAAGTGGTGGAAGAGCTCTACGGCACGCCCCAGGATGTGGAATGGGCGATAAAGAACAAAGAAATATTCATGCTCCAATCAAGACCCATAACTACGATAAAGAAGAAAAAAGAAACAAAGGAAAAAGTAGCAACTTCCGCCATACTGGAAGGGCTGGGAGCCTCGCCGGGTATCGCATACGGCGAAGCAAAGCTCGTTTCTGATGCCAGTGAACTTGGAAAAGTCAAGAACGGCGATATACTTGTGGCGGTCATGACCACGCCTGATATGGTTCCTGCCATGAAACGCGCCGCAGCCATCGTGACTGATGAGGGTGGTCTGACGTGCCATGCTGCCATCGTGTCGCGTGAGCTTGGCTGCCCTGCAGTGGTGGGAACGCGAAAAGCCACGCAATTACTGACAGACGGCATGAAAATAACAGTGGACGGCGAGAAGGGGCTTGTGTTCGAAGGGAAAAAGGAGGTTGCAGCGCCTGCTGTGCAGCCTGAGAAGCCTTCTTTTGCAAAGTCAAAACCTGTGACCGCAACCGAAATAAAGGTGAACATCTCGATTCCTGAAGCCACTGCGCGCGCTGTTGAGACGCAGGCAGACGGCGTTGGGCTTCTCAGGATTGAACATATTATACTGGGTCTTCCGAAACATCCCAGGCAGTACGTCAAGGAAGGAAAGGCGGATGAGTACGTTAATGAACTTGTTTCACGTATTCAAACTGTGGTGGATGCTTTTTATCCAAAGCCTGTGTGGGTCAGGACGCTGGATGCGCCCACCGATGAATTCAGGGCGATGGAAGGGGGGGAGGGTGAGCCCATCGAACCGAACCCGATGCTTGGATACCGGGGCATCAGGCGCGACCTGATGGATACGGAACACTTCGAACTTGAGGTAAAGGCATTCAAGGAGCTAATAAAGCGCGGCTATAATAACATGGGCATCATGATCCCGCTTGTGCAGCATCCTTCGGAGCTACGCCGCGCTAAGGAGTTCATGCGCGAAAAGGGTCTGGATATCGATAAAATAGATATCGGGATAATGGTTGAGATACCTGCTGCTGCTCTTATAATAGACCAGTTCATAGCCGAAGGATTGGATTTCGTGAGTTTCGGCACCAACGACCTGACGCAGTACACGCTTGCCGTTGACAGGAATAACGAGCATGTGGCGCATCTGTATAATGAGATGCATCCTGCCATAATGAAGCTCATCGAGTACGTGATTACCGAGTGCAATAAGGCTGGTGTGAAAACGAGCATATGCGGGCAGGCGGGTAGCAATCCGAAGGTGGCGAAGAGGTTGGTGGAGCTTGGGATAACGAGCATCTCTGCGAATATTGATGCTGTGGAGGCTGTGAGGGAGATGGTGGCGAGGACTGAGCTGCAGTTGATGCTGAGGGCAGCGAGGGAGAAAAAAGGAT
- a CDS encoding helix-turn-helix transcriptional regulator has product MNINSKPLLYTPDWLVSFEKEAAGEIVLSQDHGGVICDYRKRYGMTQEELGELMELRRESISRIENGSVTPTFEFVKKFINAMALIEAIRVERAQHKEIDLYFLENLAKELGFSREKLMVMLKVAVESYDKKLVKIQKSLKEKKL; this is encoded by the coding sequence TTGAACATAAATTCAAAGCCCTTGCTGTACACGCCTGACTGGCTTGTTTCTTTTGAAAAGGAAGCTGCTGGAGAGATTGTTCTGAGTCAGGATCATGGGGGAGTGATATGCGATTACAGGAAGAGATACGGCATGACCCAGGAAGAACTCGGGGAACTGATGGAACTTCGACGCGAATCCATATCCCGCATCGAGAATGGAAGTGTAACTCCCACGTTTGAATTTGTGAAAAAATTCATCAATGCAATGGCTTTGATTGAAGCAATCCGTGTCGAGAGGGCACAGCATAAGGAAATTGACCTTTATTTTCTTGAAAATCTCGCAAAAGAACTTGGTTTTTCTCGTGAAAAACTCATGGTTATGCTGAAAGTTGCAGTGGAAAGTTATGATAAAAAACTCGTTAAAATTCAAAAATCTTTAAAGGAGAAAAAATTATGA
- a CDS encoding PLP-dependent aspartate aminotransferase family protein, giving the protein MIIMNPKKPGFSTRAIHAGEKENETGAVSAPIYQTAPFEFKSAAHAANVMAGKEKGYVYSRGLNPTTEVLEEKIANLEEGEAALAQASGMAAITTAVFTEISAGDHVIADEVIYGSTYDLFVELQKFNIKVSFADTSDVRNVEAAFRQNTKLVFFETPANPTMKLTDIKAVSEMAHERGASVMVDNTFMTPYFQQPLLLGADVVVHSATKYLNGHGDTLGGIIVGSSEFIKAARHTAKNMGGAMSPLSAWLIIRGMKTLSVRMDRHNENAMAVAGFLHGHEKVAKVIYPGLKDHPQYKLARKQMSGAGGMISFLLKNAKEVPVFLDALSMCTLAVSLGDAETLIQHPATMTHAVVPQEKRIQYGIGDELVRLSVGLEDVEDIIWDMGQALDSIG; this is encoded by the coding sequence ATGATCATCATGAACCCCAAAAAACCCGGCTTTTCCACCCGTGCCATCCATGCAGGCGAGAAAGAGAACGAAACAGGCGCAGTAAGTGCGCCAATTTACCAGACAGCGCCATTCGAATTCAAGAGCGCAGCCCATGCAGCAAACGTAATGGCTGGGAAGGAAAAGGGTTACGTGTACTCACGGGGCTTGAATCCCACCACAGAAGTGCTTGAAGAAAAAATAGCAAATCTCGAGGAAGGCGAGGCAGCGTTGGCGCAGGCATCGGGAATGGCGGCAATCACCACAGCAGTTTTCACGGAAATATCGGCAGGCGACCATGTGATTGCCGATGAAGTGATATACGGTAGCACATACGACCTTTTTGTGGAGCTACAGAAGTTCAACATAAAGGTGAGTTTTGCTGATACTTCGGATGTCAGGAATGTCGAAGCTGCCTTCCGCCAGAATACAAAACTTGTTTTTTTTGAGACACCCGCCAATCCTACGATGAAACTTACCGATATAAAAGCTGTATCTGAAATGGCGCATGAAAGAGGCGCAAGCGTAATGGTGGACAACACCTTCATGACCCCTTATTTCCAGCAGCCCCTGTTACTTGGCGCCGATGTGGTTGTGCACAGCGCCACAAAATACCTAAACGGTCACGGGGACACACTCGGCGGGATTATTGTGGGCTCTTCTGAGTTTATAAAAGCAGCAAGGCACACAGCAAAGAACATGGGAGGGGCAATGAGCCCTCTCTCGGCATGGCTCATCATCCGGGGGATGAAAACGCTCTCGGTACGAATGGACAGGCATAATGAGAATGCAATGGCTGTGGCAGGATTCTTGCACGGGCATGAAAAAGTAGCTAAAGTCATTTATCCAGGGCTAAAAGACCATCCCCAGTACAAGCTTGCAAGAAAACAGATGAGTGGCGCAGGCGGGATGATTTCATTTTTGCTGAAAAATGCAAAAGAAGTGCCTGTATTTCTCGATGCACTTTCGATGTGCACACTTGCTGTGAGCCTTGGCGATGCCGAGACGCTGATCCAGCATCCTGCAACTATGACCCATGCTGTGGTCCCTCAGGAGAAGAGGATTCAATACGGGATTGGCGATGAGCTTGTGCGCCTGTCTGTGGGGCTTGAGGACGTTGAGGATATTATATGGGACATGGGGCAGGCGCTGGATAGTATCGGTTGA